The Trichosurus vulpecula isolate mTriVul1 chromosome 4, mTriVul1.pri, whole genome shotgun sequence genome contains a region encoding:
- the RPS27 gene encoding 40S ribosomal protein S27 — protein sequence MPLAKDLLHPSPEEEKRKHKKKRLVQSPNSYFMDVKCPGCYKITTVFSHAQTVVLCVGCSTVLCQPTGGKARLTEGCSFRRKQH from the exons ATGCCT CTCGCGAAAGACCTCCTGCACCCCTCTCCCGAGGAGGAGAAGCGGAAACACAAGAAGAAGCGCCTGGTGCAGAGTCCCAACTCGTATTTCATGGACGTGAAGTGCCCAG GGTGCTACAAAATCACCACTGTCTTCAGCCACGCGCAAACGGTGGTCCTCTGTGTCGGGTGCTCCACTGTGCTCTGTCAGCCTACCGGAGGCAAGGCCAGACTTACAGAAG GATGCTCCTTCAGACGGAAGCAGCACTAA